In one Leptogranulimonas caecicola genomic region, the following are encoded:
- a CDS encoding phosphoglycerate kinase, giving the protein MAFTKKTVKDIDVDGKRVLMRVDFNVPLDGTTVTDDTRIKAAIPTIQYLVDHGAKVVLMSHLGRPKGDGPEPELSLKPAADKLAELTGLDVTFVPDTYGQEAEDAVAAMEPGQVVVLENVRFDKREKKNDPEIAKQLSKLGDIFVLDAFGTAHRAQGSVVGPAEYLPAVAGFLLEKEVDTLTSIFADPDRPFVAIVGGSKVSSKIGVLDHLLDSVDTLIIGGGMAYTFFLAKGYTVGTSLQEPDWVDRAKEMMEKAEKNGVKLLLPVDNVVADHFGPDAVGVVVKSNEIPDDMMGMDIGPETAKLYADAIAGAKTVFWNGPMGVFEFDQFSDGTKAVAEAVADNEDCTSIIGGGDSVAAVNKFDLADKMSWISTGGGASMELVEGKDLPGVEALLDA; this is encoded by the coding sequence ATGGCATTCACCAAGAAGACCGTCAAGGACATCGACGTCGATGGCAAGCGCGTGCTTATGCGCGTCGACTTCAATGTGCCTTTGGATGGCACCACCGTCACCGACGACACCCGCATCAAGGCCGCCATCCCCACCATCCAATACCTGGTGGACCACGGCGCCAAGGTTGTGCTCATGAGCCACCTGGGCCGCCCCAAGGGCGACGGCCCCGAGCCCGAGCTCTCTTTGAAGCCCGCTGCCGATAAGCTTGCTGAGCTCACCGGCTTGGACGTCACCTTTGTGCCCGACACCTACGGCCAGGAGGCCGAGGATGCCGTGGCTGCCATGGAGCCCGGCCAGGTAGTGGTTCTCGAGAACGTGCGCTTTGACAAGCGCGAGAAGAAGAACGACCCCGAGATCGCCAAGCAGCTCTCCAAGCTGGGCGACATCTTTGTGCTGGACGCCTTTGGCACCGCTCATCGCGCTCAGGGCTCGGTCGTGGGCCCGGCCGAGTATCTGCCCGCCGTGGCCGGCTTCCTGCTGGAGAAAGAGGTGGACACCCTCACCTCTATCTTCGCCGATCCCGATCGCCCCTTCGTGGCTATCGTAGGCGGCTCCAAGGTCTCCTCCAAGATCGGCGTCCTAGATCACCTGCTGGACTCTGTGGACACTCTTATCATTGGCGGCGGCATGGCCTACACCTTCTTCCTGGCCAAGGGCTACACCGTGGGCACCTCCCTCCAGGAGCCCGACTGGGTGGATCGCGCCAAGGAGATGATGGAGAAGGCCGAGAAGAACGGCGTCAAGCTGCTTCTCCCTGTGGACAATGTCGTGGCTGATCACTTTGGCCCCGATGCCGTAGGCGTGGTCGTCAAGTCCAACGAGATCCCTGACGACATGATGGGCATGGACATTGGCCCTGAGACCGCCAAGCTCTATGCCGATGCCATCGCCGGCGCCAAGACCGTCTTCTGGAACGGCCCCATGGGCGTCTTCGAGTTCGACCAGTTCTCCGACGGCACCAAGGCTGTGGCTGAGGCTGTGGCAGACAACGAGGACTGCACCTCGATCATCGGCGGCGGCGACTCTGTGGCCGCAGTGAACAAATTTGACCTGGCAGACAAGATGAGCTGGATTTCCACCGGCGGCGGCGCCTCTATGGAGCTCGTCGAAGGCAAGGATCTCCCCGGAGTGGAGGCGCTGCTCGATGCCTAA
- the tpiA gene encoding triose-phosphate isomerase, whose product MPNNRMPLIAGNWKMNKNYTEGVTLAQDLSNALGNGVDGVEVVVCPPFTDLKGVAGVIDFDHAPFGLGAQNVYWEASGAYTGEISCDMLTSVGCTYCIVGHSERRDYFGETDEDINRKVKALLAAGLKPISCCGESLEVREAGKQVEFVVSQIKADLAGVELATGDELVIAYEPIWAIGTGKTATPDDAQEVCGAIRETLVELLGEDVANKVRVLYGGSAKPGNIAGFMACPDVDGALVGGASLVAADFAQMVERAI is encoded by the coding sequence ATGCCTAACAACCGCATGCCCCTCATCGCGGGCAACTGGAAGATGAACAAGAACTATACCGAGGGCGTCACTCTGGCGCAGGACCTGTCCAATGCCTTGGGCAACGGCGTCGACGGCGTCGAGGTGGTCGTATGCCCGCCCTTCACCGACCTCAAGGGCGTGGCCGGCGTCATCGACTTTGATCACGCTCCCTTTGGCCTGGGTGCCCAGAACGTCTATTGGGAGGCCTCCGGCGCCTATACCGGCGAGATCTCCTGCGACATGCTCACCTCGGTGGGGTGCACCTACTGCATCGTGGGCCACTCCGAGCGCCGCGATTACTTTGGCGAGACCGACGAGGACATCAACCGCAAGGTGAAGGCTCTTCTGGCTGCTGGTCTCAAGCCCATCTCCTGCTGCGGCGAGTCCCTGGAGGTTCGCGAGGCCGGCAAGCAGGTGGAGTTCGTGGTGAGCCAGATCAAGGCCGATCTGGCTGGCGTCGAGCTGGCCACCGGCGACGAGCTTGTCATCGCCTATGAGCCCATCTGGGCTATCGGCACCGGCAAGACCGCCACTCCCGATGATGCTCAAGAAGTCTGCGGAGCCATCCGCGAGACCTTGGTAGAGCTTTTAGGCGAAGACGTCGCCAACAAGGTGCGCGTGCTTTACGGCGGGTCTGCCAAGCCCGGCAACATCGCCGGCTTCATGGCCTGCCCCGACGTGGACGGCGCTTTGGTTGGCGGCGCCTCTTTGGTGGCTGCTGATTTCGCTCAAATGGTAGAGAGGGCTATCTAG
- the gpmI gene encoding 2,3-bisphosphoglycerate-independent phosphoglycerate mutase, whose product MTKLKSKKPALLVIMDGFGLAPTGPENAVSQAKLPYIQSLLATYPHTTLGASGEDVGLPDGQMGNSEVGHLNIGAGRIVFQELSRINNAVRDGSIEQNPVLADAMDAVIAKDSVLHVMGLVSDGGVHSSMEHAEAIISMAAKRGVKRVRVDAFTDGRDVDPQSGAGFMEDLQAFCAKVSKETGADVKIATVSGRYWGMDRDNRWEREEKAYNAIVCAEGVPVASAAEGLRAFYAEDPRGDEFATPMIVEGAALGTNDGDAFIFFNFRPDRAREMTRALTDPNFDGFTRQKWPKLSCFVTMTEYDPEFDVEIAFPKTVPAHVLADVIADEGLKQLHTAETEKYAHVTFFLNGGVEAEKEGETRVLIPSPKVATYDLKPEMSEPEVTEKLASAIRDDAADVYIVNYANCDMVGHTGVVQAAVKACEAVDDGLSRVVPEILAKGGFALITADHGNADHMYDVASSGERKPFTAHTTNRVPFIVVDPDAQLKGIEDGRLSDIAPTMLAMMGIDRPEEMTGRVLVEE is encoded by the coding sequence ATGACCAAACTCAAGTCCAAAAAGCCCGCGCTTCTCGTCATCATGGACGGCTTTGGCCTCGCTCCCACCGGCCCGGAGAACGCGGTAAGCCAGGCCAAGCTGCCCTACATTCAGTCGCTTCTGGCCACCTACCCCCACACCACGCTGGGCGCTTCCGGCGAGGATGTGGGCCTGCCTGACGGCCAGATGGGCAACTCCGAGGTAGGTCACTTGAACATTGGCGCCGGCCGCATCGTGTTCCAGGAGCTCTCCCGCATCAACAATGCGGTGCGCGACGGCTCCATCGAGCAGAATCCGGTGCTAGCCGACGCTATGGATGCTGTCATAGCCAAAGACTCCGTGCTTCACGTCATGGGCCTGGTGTCTGACGGCGGCGTGCACTCCTCCATGGAACACGCTGAGGCCATCATCTCCATGGCAGCCAAGCGCGGCGTCAAGCGCGTGCGCGTGGACGCCTTCACCGACGGCCGCGACGTGGATCCTCAGTCCGGCGCCGGCTTCATGGAAGACCTCCAGGCCTTCTGCGCCAAGGTCTCTAAAGAGACCGGGGCAGACGTCAAGATCGCCACGGTCTCCGGCCGCTATTGGGGCATGGACCGCGACAATCGCTGGGAGCGCGAGGAGAAGGCCTACAACGCCATCGTCTGCGCCGAGGGAGTGCCCGTGGCTTCCGCAGCCGAGGGCCTGCGCGCCTTCTACGCCGAAGACCCTCGTGGCGACGAGTTCGCCACCCCAATGATCGTCGAGGGCGCCGCTTTGGGTACCAATGACGGCGATGCCTTCATCTTCTTCAACTTCCGTCCCGATCGCGCCCGCGAGATGACCCGCGCGCTCACCGATCCCAACTTTGACGGCTTCACACGTCAAAAGTGGCCCAAGCTCTCCTGCTTTGTGACCATGACCGAGTACGATCCCGAGTTTGACGTCGAGATCGCCTTCCCCAAGACCGTGCCTGCCCACGTGCTCGCCGACGTCATCGCCGACGAGGGCTTGAAGCAGCTCCACACGGCCGAAACCGAGAAGTACGCCCACGTAACCTTCTTCTTGAACGGCGGCGTGGAGGCCGAGAAGGAGGGGGAGACCCGCGTGCTCATCCCTTCGCCCAAGGTGGCTACTTACGACCTCAAGCCCGAGATGAGCGAGCCGGAAGTTACCGAGAAGCTCGCCTCTGCCATCCGCGACGACGCCGCTGACGTCTACATCGTCAACTACGCCAACTGCGACATGGTAGGTCACACTGGCGTGGTGCAGGCTGCCGTCAAGGCCTGCGAGGCAGTGGATGACGGCCTTTCTCGCGTCGTCCCTGAGATTCTGGCCAAAGGCGGCTTCGCGCTGATCACTGCCGACCATGGCAATGCAGACCACATGTACGACGTGGCCTCTTCCGGTGAGCGCAAGCCCTTCACTGCTCATACCACCAACCGCGTGCCCTTCATTGTGGTTGACCCCGATGCCCAGCTCAAGGGCATCGAGGACGGCCGCCTTTCCGACATCGCGCCCACCATGCTCGCCATGATGGGCATCGATCGTCCTGAGGAAATGACCGGTCGCGTGCTCGTAGAGGAGTAG
- the secG gene encoding preprotein translocase subunit SecG, whose protein sequence is MSPLNIFLSVVWGISAVASIILVLMHSGKGTGVSDMIASSMYNSNAGSGVWEKNLDRLTVISVCVFVATLFIFMLIFPQGTLG, encoded by the coding sequence GTGAGCCCGCTCAATATCTTTTTGTCTGTGGTTTGGGGCATCTCTGCGGTAGCCTCCATCATTCTGGTGCTTATGCATTCTGGCAAAGGGACTGGCGTCTCTGATATGATCGCCAGCTCCATGTACAACTCCAATGCAGGCTCCGGCGTGTGGGAGAAAAACCTTGATCGCCTCACCGTCATCTCGGTGTGCGTCTTTGTGGCTACGCTCTTTATCTTTATGCTCATCTTCCCCCAGGGAACCCTAGGTTAA